Proteins from a single region of Dysosmobacter acutus:
- a CDS encoding CarD family transcriptional regulator: protein MFCVGDYVVHPMHGAGVISDIVHERINGTSREYYVFEMPVGGLLLKIPVSNSPAIGIRAVVGRAEAEALLRAIPALEVKEPSNWNHRYRENMERLKSGDLYEVARVIKGLMQRESVHRLSTGERKMLHSAKQILISEIVLTEGCGYQEVEDRINQAMTTEEP from the coding sequence ATGTTTTGCGTAGGGGATTATGTGGTTCACCCCATGCACGGAGCCGGTGTCATCAGCGACATTGTGCACGAACGGATCAACGGGACGAGCCGGGAGTACTATGTCTTTGAGATGCCTGTGGGCGGGCTGCTCCTGAAAATCCCTGTCTCCAACAGCCCCGCCATTGGAATCCGCGCCGTTGTGGGACGGGCCGAGGCGGAGGCGCTTTTGCGTGCCATTCCCGCCCTGGAAGTGAAGGAGCCCTCCAACTGGAACCACCGGTATCGGGAGAATATGGAACGCCTGAAGTCCGGCGACCTCTATGAGGTGGCCAGGGTGATCAAGGGACTGATGCAGCGGGAGAGCGTCCACCGGCTCTCTACCGGCGAACGGAAGATGTTGCACAGCGCCAAGCAGATTCTGATTTCGGAGATCGTGTTGACCGAAGGGTGCGGCTACCAGGAGGTAGAGGACCGAATCAACCAGGCGATGACGACTGAGGAGCCATAG
- the ispD gene encoding 2-C-methyl-D-erythritol 4-phosphate cytidylyltransferase → MKSFFKKFRDAQRPFCTMIVAAAGASSRMGGGNKLFMPIDGIPVLARTLLAVDQVSLVDEILIAAREEDILTISDLCKTFGISKPVKVVRGGESREESVYLAAIEADSRAGLIAVQDGDRPLVTPELIAEVVRKAAATAAAAPAVAVKDTIKVAQEGVVVDTPQRETLYAVQTPQVFDADLLRAALQSALQSGAELTDDCSAVERMGKQVFLTEGDPENLKITTPVDLTIAEAIIQEREES, encoded by the coding sequence ATGAAATCGTTTTTCAAAAAATTCCGGGACGCCCAGCGCCCCTTCTGCACCATGATTGTTGCCGCTGCCGGCGCCTCTTCTCGAATGGGCGGCGGCAACAAGCTGTTTATGCCCATAGACGGGATCCCGGTGCTGGCCAGGACCCTTTTGGCCGTCGACCAGGTGTCGCTTGTGGATGAAATCCTCATTGCTGCCCGGGAGGAGGACATCCTGACCATTTCCGACCTCTGCAAGACTTTTGGGATATCCAAACCGGTCAAAGTGGTGCGGGGCGGAGAGAGCAGGGAGGAGTCCGTTTATCTGGCAGCGATAGAGGCGGATTCCCGAGCCGGGCTGATTGCCGTTCAGGACGGAGACCGGCCGCTGGTGACGCCGGAGCTGATCGCCGAGGTGGTGCGTAAAGCTGCCGCTACTGCCGCCGCCGCCCCTGCCGTGGCGGTAAAGGACACCATCAAAGTGGCGCAAGAGGGCGTTGTGGTGGATACGCCCCAGCGGGAGACCCTCTATGCGGTGCAGACGCCCCAGGTCTTTGACGCGGATCTGCTGCGGGCCGCGCTCCAGTCGGCCCTCCAGTCCGGCGCGGAGCTTACCGACGACTGTTCCGCGGTGGAGCGCATGGGAAAGCAGGTCTTTCTCACAGAGGGCGATCCGGAGAACCTCAAGATCACCACTCCGGTGGATTTGACCATTGCAGAGGCAATAATACAGGAGCGGGAGGAATCGTGA